From Lolium perenne isolate Kyuss_39 chromosome 5, Kyuss_2.0, whole genome shotgun sequence, a single genomic window includes:
- the LOC127300816 gene encoding uncharacterized protein isoform X4, whose product MEPEPRRWAATYTTQLKKKRKAYHDGALLLHPDSRRLVLLDDAGVTIDAKFLRAGDSVSAGAAIEFPCHLVDVGGEAQRGHSGRPSEPAASRTASYRGGARPRQSAPAPRAFVNPPKSGGGGGKAEAAGSGGANSADSACQEWHAMYTAQMTQKAKKYHDGFVRLRPMGSHSKQVVLLDEDGEILGSRYLKSGECLEAGKKCTFPNYLIEIGEAKNLNRGGERNSSEEPTVQSRPTGVGNANNKVGTGATGSLKFISPQKFHYLDESQSEVTSSSNKPDLGKGKVEAASSDGSLMGSTDSASKEWRILYTTQLTQKAKKYHDGSLKLMQVGSHAKQIVLLDEDGVVLGTRYLKSGESIESRKKCQFPNYIIEVFDLRNQKNDVEPKHTSGEALDHTGLKNGENTSEKKSDKSKSPKFVSPLFNDNQKSKTKGTTGSNWPQVGKSTRSDMGDPHNFHDFQRGKPNSTDGYRRTDLANSTYSGINDPHKFNDFADFQGSKSEFSTSYSQLEVGKSTFSDQGKSTFGGMDDPHKFNDFTDIQRGKSGFATSYNRPEVGKSVLNISDEPLESCDLQNGISPCPTSSVGREVGISTFGRTDDSLRTGKQLG is encoded by the exons ATGGAGCCGGAGCCGCGGCGCTGGGCGGCGACGTACACGACGCAGCTGAAGAAGAAGCGCAAGGCCTACCACGACGgggccctcctcctccacccggaCTCCCGCCGCCTCGTCCTCCTCGACGACGCCGGCGTCACCATCGACGCCAAGTTCCTCCGCGCCGGCGACTCCGTCTCCGCCGGCGCGGCCATCGAGTTCCCGTGCCACCTCGTCGACGTCGGCGGCGAGGCCCAGCGCGGCCACTCCGGAAGGCCCTCCGAGCCCGCCGCCTCCAGAACCGCCTCCTaccgcggcggcgccaggccgcGTCAGAGCGCGCCCGCTCCCCGCGCGTTCGTGAACCCACcgaagagcggcggcggcggcggcaaggcTGAAGCCGCGGGTTCTGGCGGTGCCAACTCCGCGGATTCCGCGTGCCAAG AGTGGCATGCGATGTACACCGCCCAGATGACTCAGAAGGCTAAGAAGTATCACGACGGCTTCGTGAGGCTCAGGCCAATGGGTTCACATTCGAAGCAG GTCGTTTTgctggatgaagatggcgaaatacTAGGCAGCAGGTACCTCAAGTCAGGGGAGTGTTTGGAAGCCGGGAAGAAATGCACCTTCCCGAACTATCTGATTGAGATCGGCGAGGCCAAAAACCTAAACAGAG GTGGAGAACGTAACTCTTCAGAGGAACCTACGGTGCAATCAAGACCAACGGGAGTGGGAAATGCAAACAACAAAGTGGGAACGGGCGCAACAGGTTCCCTGAAATTCATCAGTCCACAAAAGTTCCATT ATCTTGATGAGAGTCAATCAGAAGTAACTTCTAGTTCTAACAAGCCGGATCTTGGAAAGGGTAAAGTTGAAGCTGCTAGCAGCGATGGGAGCCTTATGGGTTCAACAGACTCAGCTTCCAAAG AATGGCGCATCTTATACACAACCCAACTAACTCAAAAGGCAAAGAAGTATCATGATGGTAGTCTAAAGCTCATGCAAGTTGGTTCTCACGCAAAGCAG ATTGTTTTATTAGATGAAGATGGTGTAGTGCTTGGCACCAGATATCTCAAGTCAGGTGAATCTATCGAAAGCAGGAAGAAATGTCAGTTTCCTAATTATATTATTGAAGTTTTTGATCTCAGAAATCAAAAGAATG ATGTAGAGCCTAAACACACTTCTGGGGAGGCTTTGGATCACACAGGACTGAAGAATGGAGAGAATACAAGTGAAAAGAAGAGTGACAAAAGTAAATCTCCAAAGTTTGTTAGTCCACTTTTCAACG ATAATCAAAAGAGTAAAACAAAAGGCACTACTGGCTCTAACTGGCCACAGGTTGGAAAATCAACACGTAGTGACATGGGTGATCCACATAACTTTCATG ATTTTCAGAGGGGTAAACCAAATAGCACTGATGGTTACAGAAGAACAGACCTGGCCAACTCAACATATAGTGGCATCAATGATCCACATAAATTTAATG ATTTTGCAGATTTCCAGGGGAGTAAATCAGAATTTTCTACTAGCTACAGCCAACTAGAAGTTGGCAAATCAACATTTAGTGACCAGGGAAAATCAACATTTGGTGGCATGGATGATCCACATAAATTTAATG ACTTTACAGATATCCAGAGGGGTAAGTCAGGATTTGCTACTAGCTATAACCGGCCAGAAGTTGGCAAATCAGTTCTTAATATATCAGATGAACCACTAGAATCTTGTG ATCTTCAAAATGGTATATCACCGTGTCCCACTAGTTCTGTCGGGAGAGAGGTTGGAATATCAACATTTGGCAGAACGGATGATTCTTTGCGGACtg GCAAGCAATTAGGATGA
- the LOC127300816 gene encoding uncharacterized protein isoform X3 — translation MEPEPRRWAATYTTQLKKKRKAYHDGALLLHPDSRRLVLLDDAGVTIDAKFLRAGDSVSAGAAIEFPCHLVDVGGEAQRGHSGRPSEPAASRTASYRGGARPRQSAPAPRAFVNPPKSGGGGGKAEAAGSGGANSADSACQEWHAMYTAQMTQKAKKYHDGFVRLRPMGSHSKQVVLLDEDGEILGSRYLKSGECLEAGKKCTFPNYLIEIGEAKNLNRGGERNSSEEPTVQSRPTGVGNANNKVGTGATGSLKFISPQKFHYLDESQSEVTSSSNKPDLGKGKVEAASSDGSLMGSTDSASKEWRILYTTQLTQKAKKYHDGSLKLMQVGSHAKQIVLLDEDGVVLGTRYLKSGESIESRKKCQFPNYIIEVFDLRNQKNDVEPKHTSGEALDHTGLKNGENTSEKKSDKSKSPKFVSPLFNDNQKSKTKGTTGSNWPQVGKSTRSDMGDPHNFHDFQRGKPNSTDGYRRTDLANSTYSGINDPHKFNDFQGSKSEFSTSYSQLEVGKSTFSDQGKSTFGGMDDPHKFNDFTDIQRGKSGFATSYNRPEVGKSVLNISDEPLESCDLQNGISPCPTSSVGREVGISTFGRTDDSLRTASQILSIMKPPAGLSHFATQLRTSVQSCLKLDTVQAKNSISTHNWNEPSGNAYPTYDRQAIPKPAAFDGPKVAMMDIPASEIPNANEQKLESPGNLHIGNSNGTDSAPVSNDTSIPGLQEEKTGIADQLGANSTAADPNCGSGPFPAPSIRRCLDPRIQDLIDDCPSFDLGF, via the exons ATGGAGCCGGAGCCGCGGCGCTGGGCGGCGACGTACACGACGCAGCTGAAGAAGAAGCGCAAGGCCTACCACGACGgggccctcctcctccacccggaCTCCCGCCGCCTCGTCCTCCTCGACGACGCCGGCGTCACCATCGACGCCAAGTTCCTCCGCGCCGGCGACTCCGTCTCCGCCGGCGCGGCCATCGAGTTCCCGTGCCACCTCGTCGACGTCGGCGGCGAGGCCCAGCGCGGCCACTCCGGAAGGCCCTCCGAGCCCGCCGCCTCCAGAACCGCCTCCTaccgcggcggcgccaggccgcGTCAGAGCGCGCCCGCTCCCCGCGCGTTCGTGAACCCACcgaagagcggcggcggcggcggcaaggcTGAAGCCGCGGGTTCTGGCGGTGCCAACTCCGCGGATTCCGCGTGCCAAG AGTGGCATGCGATGTACACCGCCCAGATGACTCAGAAGGCTAAGAAGTATCACGACGGCTTCGTGAGGCTCAGGCCAATGGGTTCACATTCGAAGCAG GTCGTTTTgctggatgaagatggcgaaatacTAGGCAGCAGGTACCTCAAGTCAGGGGAGTGTTTGGAAGCCGGGAAGAAATGCACCTTCCCGAACTATCTGATTGAGATCGGCGAGGCCAAAAACCTAAACAGAG GTGGAGAACGTAACTCTTCAGAGGAACCTACGGTGCAATCAAGACCAACGGGAGTGGGAAATGCAAACAACAAAGTGGGAACGGGCGCAACAGGTTCCCTGAAATTCATCAGTCCACAAAAGTTCCATT ATCTTGATGAGAGTCAATCAGAAGTAACTTCTAGTTCTAACAAGCCGGATCTTGGAAAGGGTAAAGTTGAAGCTGCTAGCAGCGATGGGAGCCTTATGGGTTCAACAGACTCAGCTTCCAAAG AATGGCGCATCTTATACACAACCCAACTAACTCAAAAGGCAAAGAAGTATCATGATGGTAGTCTAAAGCTCATGCAAGTTGGTTCTCACGCAAAGCAG ATTGTTTTATTAGATGAAGATGGTGTAGTGCTTGGCACCAGATATCTCAAGTCAGGTGAATCTATCGAAAGCAGGAAGAAATGTCAGTTTCCTAATTATATTATTGAAGTTTTTGATCTCAGAAATCAAAAGAATG ATGTAGAGCCTAAACACACTTCTGGGGAGGCTTTGGATCACACAGGACTGAAGAATGGAGAGAATACAAGTGAAAAGAAGAGTGACAAAAGTAAATCTCCAAAGTTTGTTAGTCCACTTTTCAACG ATAATCAAAAGAGTAAAACAAAAGGCACTACTGGCTCTAACTGGCCACAGGTTGGAAAATCAACACGTAGTGACATGGGTGATCCACATAACTTTCATG ATTTTCAGAGGGGTAAACCAAATAGCACTGATGGTTACAGAAGAACAGACCTGGCCAACTCAACATATAGTGGCATCAATGATCCACATAAATTTAATG ATTTCCAGGGGAGTAAATCAGAATTTTCTACTAGCTACAGCCAACTAGAAGTTGGCAAATCAACATTTAGTGACCAGGGAAAATCAACATTTGGTGGCATGGATGATCCACATAAATTTAATG ACTTTACAGATATCCAGAGGGGTAAGTCAGGATTTGCTACTAGCTATAACCGGCCAGAAGTTGGCAAATCAGTTCTTAATATATCAGATGAACCACTAGAATCTTGTG ATCTTCAAAATGGTATATCACCGTGTCCCACTAGTTCTGTCGGGAGAGAGGTTGGAATATCAACATTTGGCAGAACGGATGATTCTTTGCGGACtg CATCCCAAATACTATCTATCATGAAGCCCCCAGCTGGATTGTCTCACTTTGCTACCCAGCTCCGCACATCGGTGCAATCTTGCTTGAAGTTGGACACTGTACAAGCAAAGAACTCGATAAGCACTCATAATTGGAATGAACCATCTGGGAATGCCTATCCAACTTATGATCGTCAGGCCATCCC GAAACCAGCAGCTTTTGATGGCCCGAAAGTGGCAATGATGGATATCCCAGCATCTGAGATCCCCAATGCAAACGAGCAGAAACTAGAATCACCAGGCAATCTTCATATTGGAAACTCTAATGGTACAG ATTCTGCGCCAGTTTCAAATGATACTAGCATCCCAGGCCTGCAAGAAGAGAAAACTGGAATTGCAGATCAG CTCGGTGCCAATAGCACAGCAGCGGACCCCAATTGTGGCAGTGGCCCTTTTCCGGCTCCAAGCATCCGTAGATGTCTAGATCCCAGGATTCAGGATTTGATAGATGACTGCCC
- the LOC127300816 gene encoding uncharacterized protein isoform X1: protein MEPEPRRWAATYTTQLKKKRKAYHDGALLLHPDSRRLVLLDDAGVTIDAKFLRAGDSVSAGAAIEFPCHLVDVGGEAQRGHSGRPSEPAASRTASYRGGARPRQSAPAPRAFVNPPKSGGGGGKAEAAGSGGANSADSACQEWHAMYTAQMTQKAKKYHDGFVRLRPMGSHSKQVVLLDEDGEILGSRYLKSGECLEAGKKCTFPNYLIEIGEAKNLNRGGERNSSEEPTVQSRPTGVGNANNKVGTGATGSLKFISPQKFHYLDESQSEVTSSSNKPDLGKGKVEAASSDGSLMGSTDSASKEWRILYTTQLTQKAKKYHDGSLKLMQVGSHAKQIVLLDEDGVVLGTRYLKSGESIESRKKCQFPNYIIEVFDLRNQKNDVEPKHTSGEALDHTGLKNGENTSEKKSDKSKSPKFVSPLFNDNQKSKTKGTTGSNWPQVGKSTRSDMGDPHNFHDFQRGKPNSTDGYRRTDLANSTYSGINDPHKFNDFADFQGSKSEFSTSYSQLEVGKSTFSDQGKSTFGGMDDPHKFNDFTDIQRGKSGFATSYNRPEVGKSVLNISDEPLESCDLQNGISPCPTSSVGREVGISTFGRTDDSLRTASQILSIMKPPAGLSHFATQLRTSVQSCLKLDTVQAKNSISTHNWNEPSGNAYPTYDRQAIPKPAAFDGPKVAMMDIPASEIPNANEQKLESPGNLHIGNSNGTDSAPVSNDTSIPGLQEEKTGIADQLGANSTAADPNCGSGPFPAPSIRRCLDPRIQDLIDDCPSFDLGF, encoded by the exons ATGGAGCCGGAGCCGCGGCGCTGGGCGGCGACGTACACGACGCAGCTGAAGAAGAAGCGCAAGGCCTACCACGACGgggccctcctcctccacccggaCTCCCGCCGCCTCGTCCTCCTCGACGACGCCGGCGTCACCATCGACGCCAAGTTCCTCCGCGCCGGCGACTCCGTCTCCGCCGGCGCGGCCATCGAGTTCCCGTGCCACCTCGTCGACGTCGGCGGCGAGGCCCAGCGCGGCCACTCCGGAAGGCCCTCCGAGCCCGCCGCCTCCAGAACCGCCTCCTaccgcggcggcgccaggccgcGTCAGAGCGCGCCCGCTCCCCGCGCGTTCGTGAACCCACcgaagagcggcggcggcggcggcaaggcTGAAGCCGCGGGTTCTGGCGGTGCCAACTCCGCGGATTCCGCGTGCCAAG AGTGGCATGCGATGTACACCGCCCAGATGACTCAGAAGGCTAAGAAGTATCACGACGGCTTCGTGAGGCTCAGGCCAATGGGTTCACATTCGAAGCAG GTCGTTTTgctggatgaagatggcgaaatacTAGGCAGCAGGTACCTCAAGTCAGGGGAGTGTTTGGAAGCCGGGAAGAAATGCACCTTCCCGAACTATCTGATTGAGATCGGCGAGGCCAAAAACCTAAACAGAG GTGGAGAACGTAACTCTTCAGAGGAACCTACGGTGCAATCAAGACCAACGGGAGTGGGAAATGCAAACAACAAAGTGGGAACGGGCGCAACAGGTTCCCTGAAATTCATCAGTCCACAAAAGTTCCATT ATCTTGATGAGAGTCAATCAGAAGTAACTTCTAGTTCTAACAAGCCGGATCTTGGAAAGGGTAAAGTTGAAGCTGCTAGCAGCGATGGGAGCCTTATGGGTTCAACAGACTCAGCTTCCAAAG AATGGCGCATCTTATACACAACCCAACTAACTCAAAAGGCAAAGAAGTATCATGATGGTAGTCTAAAGCTCATGCAAGTTGGTTCTCACGCAAAGCAG ATTGTTTTATTAGATGAAGATGGTGTAGTGCTTGGCACCAGATATCTCAAGTCAGGTGAATCTATCGAAAGCAGGAAGAAATGTCAGTTTCCTAATTATATTATTGAAGTTTTTGATCTCAGAAATCAAAAGAATG ATGTAGAGCCTAAACACACTTCTGGGGAGGCTTTGGATCACACAGGACTGAAGAATGGAGAGAATACAAGTGAAAAGAAGAGTGACAAAAGTAAATCTCCAAAGTTTGTTAGTCCACTTTTCAACG ATAATCAAAAGAGTAAAACAAAAGGCACTACTGGCTCTAACTGGCCACAGGTTGGAAAATCAACACGTAGTGACATGGGTGATCCACATAACTTTCATG ATTTTCAGAGGGGTAAACCAAATAGCACTGATGGTTACAGAAGAACAGACCTGGCCAACTCAACATATAGTGGCATCAATGATCCACATAAATTTAATG ATTTTGCAGATTTCCAGGGGAGTAAATCAGAATTTTCTACTAGCTACAGCCAACTAGAAGTTGGCAAATCAACATTTAGTGACCAGGGAAAATCAACATTTGGTGGCATGGATGATCCACATAAATTTAATG ACTTTACAGATATCCAGAGGGGTAAGTCAGGATTTGCTACTAGCTATAACCGGCCAGAAGTTGGCAAATCAGTTCTTAATATATCAGATGAACCACTAGAATCTTGTG ATCTTCAAAATGGTATATCACCGTGTCCCACTAGTTCTGTCGGGAGAGAGGTTGGAATATCAACATTTGGCAGAACGGATGATTCTTTGCGGACtg CATCCCAAATACTATCTATCATGAAGCCCCCAGCTGGATTGTCTCACTTTGCTACCCAGCTCCGCACATCGGTGCAATCTTGCTTGAAGTTGGACACTGTACAAGCAAAGAACTCGATAAGCACTCATAATTGGAATGAACCATCTGGGAATGCCTATCCAACTTATGATCGTCAGGCCATCCC GAAACCAGCAGCTTTTGATGGCCCGAAAGTGGCAATGATGGATATCCCAGCATCTGAGATCCCCAATGCAAACGAGCAGAAACTAGAATCACCAGGCAATCTTCATATTGGAAACTCTAATGGTACAG ATTCTGCGCCAGTTTCAAATGATACTAGCATCCCAGGCCTGCAAGAAGAGAAAACTGGAATTGCAGATCAG CTCGGTGCCAATAGCACAGCAGCGGACCCCAATTGTGGCAGTGGCCCTTTTCCGGCTCCAAGCATCCGTAGATGTCTAGATCCCAGGATTCAGGATTTGATAGATGACTGCCC
- the LOC127300816 gene encoding uncharacterized protein isoform X2, with translation MEPEPRRWAATYTTQLKKKRKAYHDGALLLHPDSRRLVLLDDAGVTIDAKFLRAGDSVSAGAAIEFPCHLVDVGGEAQRGHSGRPSEPAASRTASYRGGARPRQSAPAPRAFVNPPKSGGGGGKAEAAGSGGANSADSACQEWHAMYTAQMTQKAKKYHDGFVRLRPMGSHSKQVVLLDEDGEILGSRYLKSGECLEAGKKCTFPNYLIEIGEAKNLNRGGERNSSEEPTVQSRPTGVGNANNKVGTGATGSLKFISPQKFHYLDESQSEVTSSSNKPDLGKGKVEAASSDGSLMGSTDSASKEWRILYTTQLTQKAKKYHDGSLKLMQVGSHAKQIVLLDEDGVVLGTRYLKSGESIESRKKCQFPNYIIEVFDLRNQKNDVEPKHTSGEALDHTGLKNGENTSEKKSDKSKSPKFVSPLFNDNQKSKTKGTTGSNWPQVGKSTRSDMGDPHNFHDFQRGKPNSTDGYRRTDLANSTYSGINDPHKFNDFADFQGSKSEFSTSYSQLEVGKSTFSDQGKSTFGGMDDPHKFNDIQRGKSGFATSYNRPEVGKSVLNISDEPLESCDLQNGISPCPTSSVGREVGISTFGRTDDSLRTASQILSIMKPPAGLSHFATQLRTSVQSCLKLDTVQAKNSISTHNWNEPSGNAYPTYDRQAIPKPAAFDGPKVAMMDIPASEIPNANEQKLESPGNLHIGNSNGTDSAPVSNDTSIPGLQEEKTGIADQLGANSTAADPNCGSGPFPAPSIRRCLDPRIQDLIDDCPSFDLGF, from the exons ATGGAGCCGGAGCCGCGGCGCTGGGCGGCGACGTACACGACGCAGCTGAAGAAGAAGCGCAAGGCCTACCACGACGgggccctcctcctccacccggaCTCCCGCCGCCTCGTCCTCCTCGACGACGCCGGCGTCACCATCGACGCCAAGTTCCTCCGCGCCGGCGACTCCGTCTCCGCCGGCGCGGCCATCGAGTTCCCGTGCCACCTCGTCGACGTCGGCGGCGAGGCCCAGCGCGGCCACTCCGGAAGGCCCTCCGAGCCCGCCGCCTCCAGAACCGCCTCCTaccgcggcggcgccaggccgcGTCAGAGCGCGCCCGCTCCCCGCGCGTTCGTGAACCCACcgaagagcggcggcggcggcggcaaggcTGAAGCCGCGGGTTCTGGCGGTGCCAACTCCGCGGATTCCGCGTGCCAAG AGTGGCATGCGATGTACACCGCCCAGATGACTCAGAAGGCTAAGAAGTATCACGACGGCTTCGTGAGGCTCAGGCCAATGGGTTCACATTCGAAGCAG GTCGTTTTgctggatgaagatggcgaaatacTAGGCAGCAGGTACCTCAAGTCAGGGGAGTGTTTGGAAGCCGGGAAGAAATGCACCTTCCCGAACTATCTGATTGAGATCGGCGAGGCCAAAAACCTAAACAGAG GTGGAGAACGTAACTCTTCAGAGGAACCTACGGTGCAATCAAGACCAACGGGAGTGGGAAATGCAAACAACAAAGTGGGAACGGGCGCAACAGGTTCCCTGAAATTCATCAGTCCACAAAAGTTCCATT ATCTTGATGAGAGTCAATCAGAAGTAACTTCTAGTTCTAACAAGCCGGATCTTGGAAAGGGTAAAGTTGAAGCTGCTAGCAGCGATGGGAGCCTTATGGGTTCAACAGACTCAGCTTCCAAAG AATGGCGCATCTTATACACAACCCAACTAACTCAAAAGGCAAAGAAGTATCATGATGGTAGTCTAAAGCTCATGCAAGTTGGTTCTCACGCAAAGCAG ATTGTTTTATTAGATGAAGATGGTGTAGTGCTTGGCACCAGATATCTCAAGTCAGGTGAATCTATCGAAAGCAGGAAGAAATGTCAGTTTCCTAATTATATTATTGAAGTTTTTGATCTCAGAAATCAAAAGAATG ATGTAGAGCCTAAACACACTTCTGGGGAGGCTTTGGATCACACAGGACTGAAGAATGGAGAGAATACAAGTGAAAAGAAGAGTGACAAAAGTAAATCTCCAAAGTTTGTTAGTCCACTTTTCAACG ATAATCAAAAGAGTAAAACAAAAGGCACTACTGGCTCTAACTGGCCACAGGTTGGAAAATCAACACGTAGTGACATGGGTGATCCACATAACTTTCATG ATTTTCAGAGGGGTAAACCAAATAGCACTGATGGTTACAGAAGAACAGACCTGGCCAACTCAACATATAGTGGCATCAATGATCCACATAAATTTAATG ATTTTGCAGATTTCCAGGGGAGTAAATCAGAATTTTCTACTAGCTACAGCCAACTAGAAGTTGGCAAATCAACATTTAGTGACCAGGGAAAATCAACATTTGGTGGCATGGATGATCCACATAAATTTAATG ATATCCAGAGGGGTAAGTCAGGATTTGCTACTAGCTATAACCGGCCAGAAGTTGGCAAATCAGTTCTTAATATATCAGATGAACCACTAGAATCTTGTG ATCTTCAAAATGGTATATCACCGTGTCCCACTAGTTCTGTCGGGAGAGAGGTTGGAATATCAACATTTGGCAGAACGGATGATTCTTTGCGGACtg CATCCCAAATACTATCTATCATGAAGCCCCCAGCTGGATTGTCTCACTTTGCTACCCAGCTCCGCACATCGGTGCAATCTTGCTTGAAGTTGGACACTGTACAAGCAAAGAACTCGATAAGCACTCATAATTGGAATGAACCATCTGGGAATGCCTATCCAACTTATGATCGTCAGGCCATCCC GAAACCAGCAGCTTTTGATGGCCCGAAAGTGGCAATGATGGATATCCCAGCATCTGAGATCCCCAATGCAAACGAGCAGAAACTAGAATCACCAGGCAATCTTCATATTGGAAACTCTAATGGTACAG ATTCTGCGCCAGTTTCAAATGATACTAGCATCCCAGGCCTGCAAGAAGAGAAAACTGGAATTGCAGATCAG CTCGGTGCCAATAGCACAGCAGCGGACCCCAATTGTGGCAGTGGCCCTTTTCCGGCTCCAAGCATCCGTAGATGTCTAGATCCCAGGATTCAGGATTTGATAGATGACTGCCC